A genomic region of Pseudorca crassidens isolate mPseCra1 chromosome 10, mPseCra1.hap1, whole genome shotgun sequence contains the following coding sequences:
- the CELSR3 gene encoding cadherin EGF LAG seven-pass G-type receptor 3 isoform X2 yields MARRQPWWDLRGPTTPLLLLLLLLSLFPPSREELGVGGGQGWDPGVAAATGPGARIGGGALALCPESPRVREDGKPDLGVREPVFVGLREGRQSDQSGRGPPEQPGLGAEYGVKTFGSRGQETGQGPGSLLCWRPEVSSCGRTGPLQRDSLSPERLSPGVPGPENSSPFPSDLRIRPRGSQPVFSQRNTGTGAPQKVGTTHCCGELWAPGRRGQSERTGTSQARRTGPRPDRPPGAVRSGPGLDSAPRKERTASASVSALRESRTAPEPTPERMRSRVLFRRRFLPQRPRPRPAGGPTEHGARRIPPASRARPRRAANRHPQFPQYNYQALVPENEAAGTAVLRVVAQDPDIGEAGRLVYSLAALMNSRSLELFSIDPQSGLIRTEAALDRESMDRHYLRVTAQDHGSPRLSATTMVAVTVADRNDHAPVFEQAQYRETLRENVEEGYPILQLRATDGDAPPNANLRYRFVGPPAERAAASAAFEIDPRSGLISTSGRVDREHMESYELVVEASDQGQEPGPRSATVRVHITVLDENDNAPQFSEKRYVAQVREDVRPHTVVLRVSATDRDKDANGLVHYNIISGNSRGHFAIDSLTGEIQVVAPLDFEAEREYALRIRAQDAGRPPLSNNTGLASIQVVDVNDHTPIFVSTPFQVSVLENAPLGHSVIHIQAVDADHGENARLEYSLTGVASDTPFVINSATGWVSVSGPLDRESVEHYFFGVEARDHGSPPLSASASVTVTVLDVNDNRPEFTMKEYHLRLNEDATVGTSVVSVTAVDRDANSAISYQITGGNTRNRFAISSQGGVGLVTLALPLDYKQERYFKLVLTASDRALHDHCYVHINITDANTHRPVFQSAHYSVSVNEDRPVGSTVVVISASDDDVGENARITYLLEDNLPQFRIDADSGAITLQASLDYEDQMTYTLAITARDNGIPQKADTTYVEVMVNDVNDNPPQFVASHYRGLVSEDAPPFTSILQISATDRDAHANGRVQYTFQNGEDGDGDFTIEPTSGIVRTVRRLDREAVPVYELTAYAVDRGVPPLRTPVSIQVTVQDVNDNAPVFPAEEFEVRVKENSIVGSVVAQITAVDPDEGPNAHIMYQIVEGNIPELFQMDIFSGELTALIDLDYEARQEYVIVVQATSAPLVSRATVHVRLVDQNDNSPVLNNFQILFNNYVSNRSDTFPSGIIGRIPAYDPDVSDHLFYSFERGNELQLLVVNQTSGELRLSRKLDNNRPLVASMLVTVTDGLHSVTAQCVLRVIIITEELLANSLTVRLENMWQERFLSPLLGHFLEGVAAVLATPAEDVFIFNIQNDTDVGGTVLNVSFSALAPRGAGAGSAGPWFSSEELQEQLYVRRAALAARSLLDVLPFDDNVCLREPCENYMKCVSVLRFDSSAPFLASASTLFRPIQPIAGLRCRCPPGFTGDFCETELDLCYSNPCRNGGACARREGGYTCVCRPRFTGEDCELDTEAGRCVPGVCRNGGTCANGPDGGFRCQCPAGGAFEGPRCEVAARSFPPSSFVMFRGLRQRFHLTLSLSFATVQPSGLLFYNGRLNEKHDFLALELVAGQVRLTYSTGESNTVVSPTVPGGLNDGQWHTVHLRYYNKPRTDALGGAQGPSKDKVAVLSVDDCDMAVALQFGAEIGNYSCAAAGTQTSSKKSLDLTGPLLLGGVPNLPENFPVSHKDFVGCMRDLHIDGRRVDMASFVANNGTMAGCQAKLHFCDSGPCKNSGFCSERWGGFSCDCPVGFGGKDCRLTMAHPHHFRGNGTLSWDFGNDMAVSVPWYLGLAFRTRAKQGVLMQVQAGPHSTLLCQLDRGLLSVTVTRGSGRAAHILLDQVTVSDGRWHDLRLELQEEPGGRRGHHVLMVSLDFSLFQDTLAVGSELQGLKVKRLHVGGLPPSSEEEASKGLVGCIQGVWLGSTPSGSPALLPPSHRVNVEPGCVVTNACASGPCPPHADCRDLWQTFSCTCWPGYYGPGCVDACLLNPCQNQGSCRHLPGAPHGYTCDCVGGYFGHHCEHRMDQQCPRGWWGSPTCGPCNCDVHKGFDPNCNKTNGQCHCKEFHYRPRGSDSCLPCDCYPVGSTSRSCAPHSGQCPCRPGALGRQCNSCDSPFAEVTASGCRVLYDACPKSLRSGVWWPQTKFGVLASVPCPRGALGAAVRLCDEDQGWLEPDLFNCTSPAFRELNLLLDGLELNKTVLDTVEAKKLAQRLREVTGHTDHYFSQDVRVTARLLAHLLAFESHQQGFGLTATQDAHFNENLLWAGSALLAPETGDLWAALGQRAPGGSPGSAGLVQHLEEYAATLAKNMELTYLNPVGLVTPNIMLSIDRMEHPSPSRGTRRYPRYHSNLFRGQYAWDPHTHVLLPSQAPRLSPPEALSTSGSSMENSTTSSVAPPPAPPEPEPEPGISIVILLVYRTLGGLLPAQFQAERRGARLPQNPVMNSPVVSVAVFHGRNFLRGVLESPISLEFRLLQTANRSKAICVQWDPPGPADQHGMWTARDCELVHRNGSHARCRCSRTGTFGVLMDASPRERLEGDLELLAVFTHVVIAVSVAALLLTAAILLSLRSLKSNMRGIHANVAAALGVAELLFLLGIHRTQNQLLCTAVAILLHYFFLSTFAWLLVQGLHLYRMQVEARNVDRGAMRFYHALGWGVPAVLLGLAVGLDPEGYGNPDFCWISIHEPLIWSFAGPVILVIMMNGTMFLLAARTSCSSGQREAKKTSALTLRSSFLLLLLVSASWLFGLLAVNHSILAFHYLHAGLCGLQGLAVLLLFCVLNADARAAWTPACLGRKAAPEEARPTPGTGPGAYNNTALFEESGLIRITLGASTISSVSSARSGRTQDQDSQRGRSYLRDNVLVRHGSAADHTDHGLQAHAGPTDLDVAMFHRDAGGGADSDSDSDLSLEEERSLSIPSSESEDNGRTRGRFQRPLRRAAQSERLLTHPKDVDGNDLLSYWPALGGCEAAPCVLQTWGSERRLGLDTSKDAANNNQPDLALTSGDETSLGRAQRQRKGILKNRLQYPLVPQTRGAPELSWCRAATLGHRAVPAASYGRIYAGGGTGSLSQPASRYSSREQLDLLLRRQLSRERLEEAPAPVLRPLSRPGSQERLDAVPGRLEPRDRGSTLPRRQPPRDYPGAMAGRFGSRDALDLGAPCEWLSTLPPPHGARDLDPQPPPLPLSPQRQLSRDPLLPSRPLDSLSKSSNSGERLDHVPSRHPSREGLGPPPQLLRVRGDPASGPSHGPSTEQLDILSSILASFNSSALSSAVQSSSTPSGPHTTATPSATASALGPSTPCSATSHSISELSPDSEVPRSEGHS; encoded by the exons ATGGCGAGGCGGCAGCCGTGGTGGGATCTCAGGGGGCCGACCACCCCGCTACTCctgctccttctcctcctctctttgTTCCCTCCTAGCCGGGAGGAGCTGGGGGTCGGCGGGGGCCAAGGTTGGGACCCGGGGGTAGCTGCTGCTACGGGGCCAGGGGCGCGGATCGGCGGCGGAGCCTTAGCTCTTTGTCCCGAGTCGCCCAGGGTCCGAGAGGATGGAAAGCCTGACCTGGGAGTCAGGGAACCTGTCTTCGTGGGGCTCCGAGAGGGAAGGCAAAGCGACCAAAGCGGTCGAGGGCCCCCTGAGCAGCCGGGGTTGGGAGCGGAATATGGAGTCAAGACATTTGGCAGCCGCGGGCAGGAGACAGGACAAGGACCAGGGTCTCTGTTATGCTGGCGTCCAGAGGTCTCCTCTTGCGGGCGGACAGGGCCGTTGCAAAGAGATAGTCTGTCGCCAGAACGCCTTTCCCCAGGGGTCCCGGGCCCAGAGAACAGCTCTCCCTTCCCTTCGGACCTTCGGATTCGGCCCCGTGGTTCCCAGCCGGTGTTCTCCCAGAGGAATACTGGGACAGGCGCCCCCCAAAAAGTGGGAACCACGCACTGCTGCGGGGAGTTGTGGGCGCCGGGGCGCAGGGGTCAGAGCGAGAGAACCGGGACATCCCAAGCGAGGAGGACAGGGCCCCGGCCGGACCGCCCTCCTGGGGCCGTGAGATCCGGCCCCGGGCTGGATTCAGCACCTCGCAAGGAGAGGACAGCTTCCGCATCTGTTTCAGCACTGCGAGAGTCCCGGACAGCTCCCGAGCCAACGCCCGAGCGCATGCGCTCCCGCGTCCTCTTCCGCCGCCGCTTCCTCCCTCAGCGCCCGAGGCCGCGCCCCGCTGGGGGCCCGACCGAGCATGGAGCCAGGAGAATACCCCCAGCGAGCCGGGCCCGCCCCCGTCGCGCCGCGAACCGCCACCCACAGTTTCCGCAGTACAACTACCAGGCACTGGTGCCCGAGAATGAGGCGGCGGGGACCGCGGTGCTACGTGTAGTGGCGCAGGATCCGGACATCGGCGAGGCCGGACGCCTAGTCTACTCGCTGGCTGCGCTCATGAACAGCCGCTCTCTGGAACTGTTCAGCATCGACCCGCAGAGCGGCCTTATTCGCACAGAGGCTGCTCTGGACCGCGAGAGCATGGATCGCCACTACCTGCGCGTGACGGCGCAGGATCATGGCTCGCCGCGCCTCTCGGCCACCACCATGGTGGCCGTGACAGTGGCCGACCGCAACGACCACGCGCCGGTATTTGAGCAGGCGCAATACCGGGAGACGCTTCGCGAGAACGTGGAGGAGGGCTACCCCATCCTGCAGTTGCGTGCCACAGACGGTGACGCGCCCCCCAACGCCAACCTGCGTTACCGCTTTGTGGGGCCGCCAGCTGAGCGCGCCGCCGCCTCTGCCGCTTTCGAAATCGATCCGCGCTCAGGGCTCATCAGCACCAGCGGTCGCGTGGACCGCGAGCACATGGAAAGTTACGAGCTGGTGGTGGAGGCCAGCGACCAGGGACAAGAGCCCGGGCCGCGCTCTGCCACTGTACGTGTGCACATAACCGTGCTGGACGAGAACGACAATGCGCCCCAGTTTAGCGAGAAACGCTACGTGGCGCAGGTGCGCGAGGATGTGCGCCCCCATACGGTGGTGCTACGCGTCTCGGCTACCGACAGGGACAAGGACGCCAACGGACTGGTGCACTACAACATCATCAGTGGCAACAGCCGCGGCCACTTTGCCATCGACAGCCTCACGGGCGAGATCCAGGTGGTGGCACCTCTGGACTTTGAGGCAGAGCGAGAGTATGCCTTGCGCATCCGGGCTCAGGATGCAGGCCGCCCACCACTGTCCAACAACACAGGCCTGGCCAGCATCCAGGTGGTCGACGTCAATGACCATACTCCTATCTTTGTCAGCACGCCCTTCCAGGTCTCTGTCCTGGAAAACGCGCCCCTGGGCCACTCAGTCATCCACATTCAGGCAGTGGATGCAGACCATGGAGAGAATGCCAGATTGGAGTATTCCCTAACTGGTGTGGCATCTGATACACCCTTTGTGATAAACAGTGCCACTGGCTGGGTCTCTGTGAGTGGTCCCCTGGACCGTGAGTCTGTGGAGCATTACTTCTTTGGTGTGGAGGCCCGAGACCATGGCTCACCCCCACTCTCAGCTTCAGCCAGCGTCACAGTGACTGTGCTGGATGTTAATGACAATCGCCCTGAGTTCACTATGAAGGAGTACCACCTACGACTGAATGAGGATGCGACCGTGGGCACCAGTGTGGTGAGTGTGACTGCTGTAGATCGTGATGCCAACAGTGCCATCAGCTACCAGATCACAGGAGGCAACACTCGGAATCGCTTTGCCATCAGCTCCCAGGGGGGTGTAGGTCTGGTGACACTGGCTCTGCCACTGGACTACAAGCAGGAACGCTACTTCAAGTTGGTGCTAACTGCATCTGACCGTGCCCTTCATGATCACTGCTATGTGCACATCAACATTACAGATGCCAACACTCACCGGCCTGTCTTTCAAAGTGCCCACTACTCAGTGAGTGTGAATGAGGATCGGCCAGTGGGTAGCACCGTGGTGGTCATCAGTGCCTCTGACGATGACGTGGGTGAGAATGCTCGTATCACTTATCTCCTGGAGGACAACCTGCCCCAGTTCCGCATTGATGCAGACTCAGGGGCCATTACACTGCAGGCCTCACTGGACTATGAGGACCAGATGACCTACACACTGGCTATTACAGCTCGGGACAATGGCATCCCACAGAAGGCAGACACTACTTATGTGGAGGTGATGGTCAATGATGTGAATGATAACCCTCCACAGTTTGTGGCCTCCCACTACAGAGGGCTGGTTTCTGAGGATGCCCCACCTTTCACCAGTATCCTGCAGATCTCAGCCACTGACCGGGATGCTCATGCCAATGGCCGGGTCCAGTACACTTTCCAGAATGGGGAAGATGGGGATGGAGATTTTACCATTGAGCCCACCTCTGGCATTGTCCGCACAGTGAGGCGGCTAGATCGGGAGGCGGTACCAGTGTATGAACTGACTGCTTACGCAGTGGACCGAGGTGTGCCCCCTCTTCGGACTCCAGTCAGCATCCAGGTGACGGTGCAGGATGTTAATGACAATGCACCGGTCTTCCCAGCTGAGGAGTTTGAGGTGCGAGTGAAGGAGAACAGCATTGTGGGCTCGGTGGTAGCCCAGATCACTGCAGTGGACCCTGATGAAGGCCCCAATGCTCATATAATGTACCAGATTGTGGAGGGGAACATCCCTGAGCTGTTCCAAATGGATATCTTCTCTGGAGAGTTGACAGCACTCATTGACCTGGACTATGAAGCTCGCCAGGAATATGTGATTGTTGTGCAGGCCACATCAGCCCCTCTGGTCAGTCGGGCCACTGTGCACGTCCGCCTGGTTGATCAGAATGACAACAGCCCTGTGCTCAACAACTTCCAGATCCTCTTCAACAACTATGTATCCAACCGCTCAGACACTTTCCCCTCAGGCATCATTGGGCGCATCCCTGCTTACGATCCTGATGTCTCTGACCACCTCTTCTACTCCTTTGAGCGGGGCAATGAGCTGCAGCTGCTGGTGGTCAATCAGACCAGCGGGGAGCTTCGACTCAGCCGCAAGCTAGACAACAACCGCCCACTGGTGGCCTCCATGTTGGTGACTGTCACAG ATGGGCTACATAGTGTGACGGCACAGTGTGTGCTGCGCGTGATCATCATCACGGAGGAGTTGCTGGCCAACAGCCTGACCGTGCGCCTTGAGAACATGTGGCAGGAACGCTTCCTTTCGCCACTGCTAGGCCACTTCCTGGAAGGCGTGGCCGCAGTACTTGCCACACCCGCCGAGGACGTCTTCATCTTCAACATCCAGAACGACACAGACGTGGGGGGCACCGTGCTCAACGTGAGCTTCTCAGCGCTGGCGCCACGCGGGGCCGGGGCTGGATCTGCAGGTCCCTGGTTCAGCTCCGAGGAGCTGCAGGAGCAGCTGTACGTGCGCCGAGCCGCACTTGCCGCCCGCTCTCTCCTGGACGTGTTGCCCTTCGACGACAACGTATGCCTGCGCGAGCCCTGTGAGAACTACATGAAATGTGTGTCCGTGCTGCGCTTTGACTCCTCTGCGCCCTTCCTGGCCTCCGCCTCCACGCTCTTCAGACCCATCCAGCCCATCGCAGGCCTGCGCTGCCGCTGCCCCCCAGGCTTCACGGGAGACTTCTGCGAGACGGAGCTCGATCTCTGCTACTCCAACCCTTGCCGCAATGGCGGCGCCTGCGCGCGGCGCGAGGGCGGCTACACCTGCGTCTGCCGCCCGCGCTTCACAG GCGAAGACTGCGAGCTAGACACGGAGGCCGGACGCTGCGTGCCCGGCGTCTGCCGCAACGGGGGCACCTGCGCCAACGGGCCCGACGGCGGCTTTCGCTGCCAGTGCCCGGCGGGCGGCGCCTTCGAGGGTCCGCGCTGCGAAGTGGCGGCTCGCTCCTTCCCGCCCAGTTCTTTCGTCATGTTCCGCGGCCTGCGGCAGCGCTTCCACCTCACGCTGTCCCTCTC GTTCGCCACAGTGCAGCCCAGTGGGCTGCTCTTCTACAACGGGCGCCTGAACGAGAAGCATGACTTCCTGGCCCTGGAGCTCGTGGCTGGGCAAGTGAGACTCACATATTCCACCG GTGAGTCCAACACAGTGGTCAGCCCCACAGTTCCAGGGGGCCTGAATGACGGGCAGTGGCACACAGTGCATCTGAGATACTACAACAAG CCCCGGACAGATGCCCTGGGGGGTGCTCAGGGCCCCTCCAAGGACAAGGTGGCTGTGCTGAGCGTGGATGACTGCGACATGGCTGTGGCTCTGCAGTTTGGTGCTGAGATTGGCAACTACTCATGCGCGGCTGCTGGCACACAAACAAGCTCCAAGAA GTCCCTGGACCTGACAGGCCCTCTGCTCCTGGGGGGTGTCCCCAACCTTCCCGAGAACTTCCCCGTGTCCCACAAGGACTTTGTTGGCTGCATGCGGGACCTGCATATTGATGGCCGTCGAGTGGACATGGCATCCTTTGTTGCAAACAACGGCACCATGGCAG GCTGCCAGGCCAAGCTGCACTTTTGTGACTCAGGCCCCTGCAAGAACAGCGGCTTCTGCTCAGAGCGCTGGGGTGGCTTCAGCTGTGACTGCCCTGTGGGCTTCGGAGGCAAAGACTGTCGGCTCA CTATGGCCCATCCCCACCATTTCCGTGGCAACGGCACACTGAGCTGGGACTTTGGAAATGACATGGCTGTATCTGTGCCGTGGTACCTGGGGCTGGCATTTCGGACACGGGCGAAGCAGGGGGTCCTGATGCAAGTCCAGGCTGGGCCACATAGCACACTCCTCTGTCAG CTGGATCGGGGGTTGCTGTCTGTGACAGTGACCAGGGGCTCGGGCCGCGCTGCCCAcatcctcctggaccaggtgaCTGTCAGTGATGGCCGATGGCATGATCTGCGGCTGGAGTTGCAGGAGGAGCCAGGTGGCCGGCGGGGCCACCATGTCCTCATGGTCTCATTGGACTTTAGCCTCTTCCAG GACACCTTGGCGGTGGGGAGTGAGCTGCAGGGCCTGAAGGTAAAGCGACTCCATGTGGGAGGCCTGCCTCCCAGCAGTGAAGAGGAGGCTTCTAAGGGTCTGGTTGGCTGTATTCAG GGAGTATGGCTTGGTTCCACGCCTTCGGGCTCCCCAGCCCTGCTTCCCCCGAGCCACCGAGTGAACGTGGAACCTGGCTGTGTCGTGACCAACGCCTGTGCATCTGGGCCCTGCCCACCCCATGCTGACTGCCGAGACCTCTGGCAGACCTTTTCCTGTACCTGCTGGCCAG GTTACTATGGCCCGGGCTGTGTGGACGCCTGCCTCTTGAACCCCTGTCAGAATCAGGGGTCATGCCGGCACCTCCCTGGGGCCCCCCATGGCTATACCTGCGACTGTGTAGGTGGCTATTTTGGGCACCACTGTGAGCACAG GATGGACCAACAGTGCCCACGGGGCTGGTGGGGGAGCCCAACGTGTGGCCCCTGCAACTGCGACGTTCATAAGGGCTTTGACCCCAACTGCAACAAGACAAATGGGCAGTGTCACTGCAAG GAATTCCATTACCGACCGCGGGGCAGCGACTCATGCCTCCCATGTGACTGCTACCCTGTGGGCTCCACCTCACGTTCATGCGCCCCCCACAGCGGGCAGTGCCCCTGTCGCCCAGGAGCCCTTGGCCGCCAGTGCAACAGCTGTGACAGTCCTTTTGCAGAGGTGACAGCCAGCGGCTGCCGGG TGCTCTATGACGCCTGCCCCAAGTCCCTGAGATCTGGTGTGTGGTGGCCTCAGACCAAGTTTGGTGTCTTGGCCTCAGTGCCCTGTCCTCGGGGGGCTCTGG GAGCTGCCGTGCGGCTATGCGACGAGGACCAGGGTTGGCTGGAGCCTGACCTCTTCAACTGTACCTCCCCTGCCTTTCGAGAACTCAATCTGCTG CTGGATGGCCTAGAGCTGAACAAGACAGTCCTGGATACAGTGGAGGCTAAGAAGCTGGCTCAGAGGCTACGGGAGGTGACTGGCCACACTGACCACTACTTCAGCCAAGATGTCCGAGTCACTGCCCGCCTGCTGGCCCACCTGTTGGCCTTTGAGAGTCACCAGCAGGGCTTCGGGCTGACAGCCACACAAGACGCCCACTTCAATGAG aaTCTGCTGTGGGCCGGCTCTGCACTGCTTGCTCCAGAGACTGGGGACTTGTGGGCAGCGCTGGGGCAGCGGGCCCCTGGGGGTTCCCCAGGCAGCGCCGGGCTGGTGCAGCACCTGGAGGAGTACGCGGCCACGCTCGCGAAGAATATGGAACTCACGTACCTGAATCCCGTGGGGCTGGTGACACCCAACATCA TGCTCAGCATTGACCGCATGGAGCACCCCAGTCCCAGCCGGGGGACCCGTCGCTACCCTCGTTACCACAGCAACCTTTTCCGGGGCCAGTATGCCTGGGATCCTCACACACACGTGCTGCTCCCTTCCCAGGCACCACGGCTGTCCCCACCTGAAG CTCTGTCCACAAGTGGCAGCAGCATGGAGAACTCCACCACCTCGAGTGTGGCCCCCCCGCCGGCACCCCCAGAGCCCGAGCCTGAGCCTGGGATCTCCATCGTCATCCTCCTGGTTTACCGCACTTTAGGGGGGCTGCTCCCTGCCCAGTTCCAGGCCGAGCGCCGGGGTGCCAG GCTTCCCCAGAACCCTGTTATGAACTCCCCGGTGGtcagtgtggctgtgttccatgGACGCAACTTCCTAAGGGGTGTCCTAGAGTCCCCGATCAGCCTGGAGTTCCGCCTGCTACAGACAGCGAATCGCAGCAAGGCCATCTGTGTGCAGTGGGACCCGCCTGGCCC GGCGGACCAGCATGGCATGTGGACAGCACGGGATTGTGAGCTGGTGCACAGGAACGGGTCCCACGCACGGTGTCGCTGCAGCCGGACGGGCACCTTCGGGGTCCTCATGGATGCCTCTCCCCGTGAG CGGCTGGAAGGTGACTTGGAGCTGCTGGCTGTGTTCACGCATGTGGTCATAGCAGTGTCCGTGGCCGCGCTGCTGCTGACCGCAGCCATcttgctgagcctgcgcagccTCAAGTCCAACATGCGTGGGATCCATGCCAATGTGGCTGCTGCCCTGGGAGTGGCAGAGCTTCTCTTCCTGCTGGGGATCCACAGGACCCAAAACCAG CTGCTGTGCACCGCGGTTGCCATCCTCCTGCACTACTTCTTCCTCAGCACCTTCGCGTGGCTCCTCGTGCAGGGGCTGCACCTCTACCGCATGCAGGTCGAGGCGCGCAATGTGGACCGCGGCGCCATGCGCTTCTACCACGCCCTGGGCTGGGGCGTCCCTGCTGTGCTGCTGG GCCTGGCTGTCGGCCTGGATCCTGAGGGCTACGGGAACCCTGACTTCTGCTGGATCTCGATCCACGAGCCCCTCATCTGGAGTTTTGCAGGCCCTGTCATCCTTGTCATCATG ATGAATGGGACGATGTTTCTCCTCGCTGCCCGAACATCCTGCTCCTCTGGACAGAGGGAGGCCAAGAAGACCTCTGCGTT GACCCTTCGCAGCTCATTTCTGCTCCTTCTACTGGTCAGTGCCTCCTGGCTCTTTGGCCTCCTGGCGGTCAACCACAGCATCCTGGCCTTCCACTACCTCCACGCTGGACTCTGTGGGCTCCAG GGCCTGGCGGTGCTGCTGCTCTTCTGTGTCCTGAACGCAGATGCTCGGGCTGCCTGGACACCAGCCTGTCTGGGCAGGAAGGCAGCGCCCGAGGAGGCCAGGCCAACGCCTGGGACG GGCCCCGGGGCCTACAACAACACGGCCCTCTTCGAGGAGAGCGGCCTCATCCGCATCACTCTGGGCGCCTCCACCATCTCCTCAGTGAGCAGTGCCCGCTCTGGCCGGACCCAGGACCAAGACAGCCAGCGGGGCCGCAGCTACCTCAG GGACAACGTCCTGGTTCGACATGGCTCGGCTGCCGACCACACTGACCACGGCCTCCAGGCTCACGCTGGCCCCACTGACCTGGATGTGGCCATGTTCCATCGAGATGCTGGTGGAG GTGCAGACTCTGACTCTGACAGTGACCTGTCcttggaggaggagagaagtCTGTCCATCCCATCCTCAGAAAGTGAGGACAATGGCCGGACGCGGGGGCGTTTCCAGCGTCCACTCCGCCGGGCAGCCCAGAGTGAGAGGCTCCTTACACACCCCAAAG ATGTGGATGGCAATGATCTCTTGTCCTACTGGCCAGCCCTGGGGGGATGTGAGGCTGCTCCCTGTGTTCTGCAGACCTGGGGCTCTGAAAGGCGCCTGGGACTGGACACCAGCAAGGACGCAGCCAACAACAACCAGCCGGACCTGGCCCTGACCAGTGGAGATGAAACCTCCTTGGGTCGGGCCCAGCGCCAGAGAAAAG GCATCCTGAAGAACCGATTGCAGTACCCGCTGGTGCCACAGACCCGGGGCGCCCCTGAATTGTCCTGGTGCCGTGCAGCCACCTTGGGCCACCGTGCTGTGCCAGCTGCCTCCTATGGTCGCATCTATGCCGGAGGGGGCACTGGCAGCCTTTCGCAGCCAGCCAGCCGCTACTCCTCCCGAGAACAACTGGACTTGCTCCTCAGGCGGCAGCTGAGCCGTGAACGACTGGAGGAGGCCCCTGCCCCTGTTTTGCGTCCCCTGAGTCGGCCAGGTTCCCAGGAACGCCTGGATGCTGTGCCAGGCCGTCTGGAGCCCAGGGATCGGGGCAGCACCCTACCACGGAGGCAGCCACccagggactaccctggtgccatgGCTGGCCGCTTTGGGTCACGGGATGCGCTGGATCTAGGGGCGCCCTGCGAGTGGTTGAGCACATTGCCCCCGCCCCATGGTGCCCGGGACCTTGACCCAcagcccccacctctgcccctgtCTCCCCAGCGGCAACTCTCAAGGGACCCCCTCTTGCCGTCCCGGCCCCTGGACTCTCTGTCCAAGAGCTCGAACTCAGGGGAGCGGCTGGACCACGTGCCTAGCCGGCACCCCTCGCGAGAAGGCCTTGGGCCACCCCCGCAGCTGCTCAGAGTTAGGGGAGACCCAGCCAGTGGCCCTAGCCACGGCCCCTCCACAGAACAGCTGGACATTCTCTCCTCCATCCTCGCCTCCTTCAACTCCTCAGCCCTCTCCTCTGCCGTGCAGTCCTCAAGCACACCCTCGGGCCCTCACACCACTGCCACACCTTCTGCCACAGCCTCTGCGCTTGGGCCCTCCACGCCATGCTCTGCCACATCCCACAGCATCTCGGAGCTGTCACCCGACTCAGA AGTTCCCAGAAGTGAGGGTCACTCCTGA